Part of the Sphingobacterium sp. LZ7M1 genome, AGCCTTCGGCTGATATTTCAGTTCTCTATTCCAAATACTTTCACAAGCCGGGAAGAAAGCTCGTTGGTGATCTGAAATTAAATTATCAATCATTGACCAAGGATGATGTGGTATCGGAATACTATGAAAGTTTTGATTCTACTGGAACCATTCCTACGATGACGAGTTATCGACAGCGGCAACTGGTGGATGCAAGAAATGATGTTGCAGGAGTAAAGAGTTCGTTATCATATGTGGAGCCTTTCTATGAACATAGTTTATTGGAGATATTCCATGAAATGGACATCAATAATATTGAAGCTGTTCGTACCGTGCGGGATCCGTATTACCTAGGTGGGGAATTTGTTGATTCCTTGGCCATGGACTATGCCTATCAGTTTAGGAGCTTTAAAACAGGATTGAACTATCAATATGAACCTAACAAGAAATTTAGGGTCAATATGGGTTTTTCGGTACAACCTGTCAATCTATCCGGAAGGGTGCGAGGTGATACCACGATCTATAAATATAATAACGTGAACCTGGTACCCTCTACCACCATCCGTTATAAATTCAGCAATGACCTGGAAATCAAATTGGCCTATTTGGGAAGAAACGTACAACCGACTTTTTTACATATCTCGCCAGTAAGGGACAACTCGAATTCAAGGAACATTATTATCGGTAACCCTTCATTGAAAGCTGAATTTTCCAATCAGTTTTCTACCACATTAAGGAAGTTCGTGCCGACCCGTGGAAAGTATTTCCAGACCGATTTTGCCTATACCTTTATTGCGAATAAGATCGTAACAGCAAAGAAATCATTATCCAATGAAACCATTCAGGAAACTACTTTCGAGAATACCGATGGCTATTACGATATCAAGTGGTATTATGAGTTTAATTCGCCTATTTTTTCGGATGAGCTGAACTTAGGACTTTCAGGAAATGTAGATTATTATAATAACCTGTCCTATATCAACGATAGGAAGAGTACGACGCAACAGGTGTTATTTAACCAAAATGTGCAGTTTAGGTACTTGCCGAATGAATATTTTGAATCGGTTTTCAATACCAATTATTTCCTGAACCGTGCTGTTTACGAGCTTCCCTATAAAAATAAGATTGCTGCCCATTCCTTTTTGTTGAGTTTGGCAGGTAGAGGTTATCTTTCGGAGAATTTTGTTTTAGGTGCTGAGATGTCGCAAAAGTTTTATAATGGTTATGTGAGCGAATTGAGTGATGTAAATCCAACTATTATCAATACCTACCTAGAATATAGCTTTTTGAAAAACAAAGCAGCATTAATTAGGTTACAATGTAATGATATCATGGACCAGAACAAGAATGTGGGGGTAATGACTTCATATGTTGGTAACGATGTATTTGAATCTAGGAACAATAGGTTGGGGCGATACTTTATGTTGACCTTTAACCTACGTTTGCAAACTTATCCGAATAAATAAATGAGAGCAGCAGTAATGACAACATTTGGAGGGCCTGAGGTTTTTCAAATTGAAGAAAGGGAAGATTTAACACCGACTGGGGATGAGCTAGTGATTGAGGTCAAGGCTGCTGGAATTAACCGTCCAGATGTCTTTCAAAGAAAGGGGCATTATCCAGCTCCAGCGCATGTCATCCAGGAAATTCCAGGTTTGGAAGTTTCCGGTATCGTTAGCTCCATTGGACCAGAGGTGCACAGATTTAAGGTTGGGGATGAAGTGATGGCTCTGTTGCCAGGTGTAGGTTATGCGACCCAAGCTTGCGTATCAGAAAGAGCATGTTTGCCAAAGCCCAAAAACTTGAGTTTTGAGGAGGCAGCTTGTATTCCGGAGACGGTTTATACTGTTTGGCATAATGTCTTTCAAAGGGGGCGATTAAAGAGGGGTGAGCGGGTACTGATCCATGGAGGAACAGGAGGCATTGGGACCACGGCAATTCAGATTTGTAAGCAATTTGGTGCCATAGTCTATTGTACCGTAGGGTCAGAAGAAAAAAGAAAGGTAGCTTTGGACCTTGGTGCTGATAAAGCCATTAATTATAAGACTGAAGATTTTGTTGATGTCCTCAAGCCGGAAGGTCTGGATGTAATATTGGACAGTATAGGTGGGGTATATTTCAACAAGCACATCGCATTGCTGCATGAAGATGGAAGGTTGGTACAGATCAATGCCATGGAAGGCGGAAAAGTGGAATTGAATCTTCTGAAGCTGATGCAAAAACGGATCACGGTGACGGGTTCGACATTGAGAGGGCGAGACCTTTCGTTCAAAGGAGAGTTGACAAAAGAAATTGAAACAAATATTTTACCTCTTTTAGAAAAAGGGGTGATCAGACCACTGCTAACTAAAATCTTTCCCTTTGAGGAGGTAATTGAGGCACATCGCTATTTTGAGAGTCCAGAACAGTATGGGAAAATAGTGCTTAGAATGGATAGCTAAATACTTTTAGCGATTGGCTTTGTCAATTATTTTCCTATATTTAGAAATTGATAAAACCTATTTTTCACAAAATGAACTTAAAATTTATTACTACAGCTTTATTGATAGGTACGACTGTCTTATCAGGATTTGCTCAAAAAGTTGGGAAGGTTGAGAAACCGATCGATTTGGTGAGCACCTTGGTGGGTACACAATCTACTTATTTTTTATCCAGCGGTAATACTTATCCAGCGATAGCCCTGCCATGGGGGATGAACTTTTGGAGTCCCCAAACCGGAAAGATGGGCGATGGATGGATGTACACCTATACCGCAGAGAAATTGCGTGGAATAAAACAGACCCATCAGCCATCACCTTGGATGAACGATTATGGTCAATTTTCCATTATGGCGATGGTCGATAATAAGACTTTCGATCAGGACAAACGTGCGAGTTACTTTTCGCATAAGGCCGAGGTTGCAAGACCACATTACTATTCAGTATACCTTGCTGACTATGATACCAAGGTGGAGCTAACTCCGACAGAACGTGCTTCATATTTTAGGTTTACTTTTCCAAAAACAGATTCAGCTTTTGTATTGATCGATGCTTTTGATAAGGGTTCTTACGTAGAAGTTATTCCTAAGGAGAACAAAATCGTTGGTTATAGTACGAAGAACAGCGGTGGAGTTCCTGAGAACTTCAAGAATTATTTCGTGATGACCTTTGATAAGCCATTTGCGAATGTTTCAACTTTCGCTGATTCAGTTTTGACTGATGGCCGGTTTATGGTAAAAGCAGACCACGTGGGCGCTATTGTAGGGTTCCAGAATGCGAATGCAGGTGAACAAGTGTTGATGAAAGCTGCCTCTTCTTTTATTAGTCCTGAACAAGCGGTTCAAAACTTGAAGGAGTTAGATGGTGTAACATTTGACGAACAGGTTAAAAAAGGAGAGGATATCTGGAATAAGGAATTAGGAAAGATTGAAATAGAAGGAGGAAACATTGACCAGATGCGTACGTTCTATTCTTCCCTGTACCGATCGTTATTGTTCCCAAGGATGTTCTATGAGATCAATGCACAGGGCGAGGTGGTTCACTATTCTCCATATAATGGGAAAGTGCTACCAGGCTATATGTTTACTGATACCGGATTTTGGGATACGTTCAGGGCCTTATTTCCATTCCTGAACTTGATGTACCCAGAGATCAATGAAAAGATGCAGGAAGGCTTGGCAAACGCCTACCGTGAAGGTGGTTGGTTGCCTGAATGGGCGAGTCCTGGTTATAGAAATATCATGGTCGGTAACAATTCTGCTTCTGTAGTAGCTGATGCGTACATCAAAGGGGTTAGATCTAAAGATATTGAGACCTTGTATGAGGCGGTATTAAAAGGTGCCAACAATGCAGGGCCGATAACAGCAGTAGGTAGAGCAGGGGCCGAATACTATAATGAATTGGGTTATGTGCCATATGATGTGAAAATTAACGAAAATGCTGCCCGTTCTCTAGAATACTCTTATGATGACTTTGCTATCTATCAATTAGCAAAATCATTGAACAAAGATTCCGATAAAGATTTCTACAAAAAGAGAGCTTATAACTATCAGAAGTTATTTGACCCATCAACAGGCTTGATGCGCGGTAAGAATAAGGATGGATCATGGTCTACACCATTCAATCCATTCAAATGGGGAGATGCTTTTACAGAAGGTAACAGTTGGCATTACAGCTGGTCCGTATTCCAGGACGTTGAAGGGTTTTCGAAATTGTTAGGTGGACATAAAGCAATGGAAATCAAATTGGATTCTGTATTTACCTTACCTCCAATTTTTGATGATAGCTATTATGGCTTCCCAATCCATGAGATCCGTGAAATGCAGATTGCCAATATGGGTCAATATGCGCATGGTAATCAGCCTATCCAACATATGATCTACTTATACAATCATGTGGGAGCTCCTTGGAAGGCTCAGTATTGGATCAGGGAAACGATGAACAGAATGTATTCGCCAAATCCTGATGGATACTGTGGTGACGAGGATAACGGCCAGACTTCAGCTTGGTATGTGTTTTCAGCCATAGGCTTCTATCCAGTAACTCCTGCTACCGATGAATACGTGCTAGGATCGCCAGTATTTGATAAGGTCACTTTGCATTTAAGCAATGGCAAGACCGTGAATATCGAGTCTAAGAACAACTCTGACCAGAACCGTTATATCCAGAACATGAAATGGAATGGCAAGAACTATACAAAGAACTATATCAATCATAGTGAATTGTTGAAAGGTGCTAATCTGCAGTTTGACATGGGTGCAGAGCCTAATAAGAAAAGAGGGATCAATAAAGCTGACCTTCCTTACTCCATCAGTAAGGACGATCAATAGACTGATCAATACCTAGTGAAAAAAAAGCTCCAAGATTAGTCTTGGAGCTTTTTTTAGGTTAATAGGTTGGAGAGATTAAAAAAGGCTTGAAATCAATTCAAGCCCATAAAAATTCGTTTTATCTTACCCCATACCTTAGGGCGCGCACATGTTCCTTTACTAGATGTATTCTGGTAAATTAATTGCTTTTTGGCTAGTGAAGATTAAAAATCTTCATCATCGTCATCAAAATCATCGTAGCCGCCGATCGAATCGATATCGTCTAATCCGAATTCATCATCGTCATCAAAGTCATCATCATCGTCATCAGGACCGTTGAAGTTGAGCACTCTTTCATCAACCTTTACATCTGTTTCAATTGCTTGCATTGTAGCCATGTTGTTTATTATGATATTTTTCTTTTGTTATGTAAAATTATAGAAGAAAATTCAATTGATAAATTTTTTTTAAAAATAATTAAAACAAATTTTATCCTACCTTATAATGATTTAATCGACGATTTCACCGATACTGTTCTCTTCAGCTACAATATCTTTAAGCTGAGGGAGATCCTTGGTGCTGGATAGCCCAAAGTGGTTCATGAACTCGCCGCTGGTCGCATATAGCAGGGGCTTTCCAATGCTGTTCGCCTTTCCTGCAATCTGTATCAAGCCTTTATCCAAAAGCCTTTGAATGGAATAATCACAGTTCACACCGCGGATCTGTTCTACTTCCAATTTGGTAATCGGCTGCCTATAGGCGATGATTGCCAAGGTTTCTAGTGCTGATTGGCTCAGTTTTTTTCTTTCTTTATGGATTTGAAGCTGATTGATAGCATCGTGGTAGGCCGGTTTTGTCAAGAACTGCAATTGATCATTGATGGAAACCAATGCCAAGGGATAATCTTCGGATTCATACTTAGCCTTAAGTTTTCCAATAAACTCTGCTAATTCCACTTTACTGATCTCAATGGCCAAGGCTTCCTGTAAAATTTCACGCAGGTCTTTCTGGCTTATTCCTTCGGA contains:
- the scpB gene encoding SMC-Scp complex subunit ScpB, with the translated sequence MKDIILNIEAIIFASSEGISQKDLREILQEALAIEISKVELAEFIGKLKAKYESEDYPLALVSINDQLQFLTKPAYHDAINQLQIHKERKKLSQSALETLAIIAYRQPITKLEVEQIRGVNCDYSIQRLLDKGLIQIAGKANSIGKPLLYATSGEFMNHFGLSSTKDLPQLKDIVAEENSIGEIVD
- a CDS encoding GH92 family glycosyl hydrolase, which translates into the protein MNLKFITTALLIGTTVLSGFAQKVGKVEKPIDLVSTLVGTQSTYFLSSGNTYPAIALPWGMNFWSPQTGKMGDGWMYTYTAEKLRGIKQTHQPSPWMNDYGQFSIMAMVDNKTFDQDKRASYFSHKAEVARPHYYSVYLADYDTKVELTPTERASYFRFTFPKTDSAFVLIDAFDKGSYVEVIPKENKIVGYSTKNSGGVPENFKNYFVMTFDKPFANVSTFADSVLTDGRFMVKADHVGAIVGFQNANAGEQVLMKAASSFISPEQAVQNLKELDGVTFDEQVKKGEDIWNKELGKIEIEGGNIDQMRTFYSSLYRSLLFPRMFYEINAQGEVVHYSPYNGKVLPGYMFTDTGFWDTFRALFPFLNLMYPEINEKMQEGLANAYREGGWLPEWASPGYRNIMVGNNSASVVADAYIKGVRSKDIETLYEAVLKGANNAGPITAVGRAGAEYYNELGYVPYDVKINENAARSLEYSYDDFAIYQLAKSLNKDSDKDFYKKRAYNYQKLFDPSTGLMRGKNKDGSWSTPFNPFKWGDAFTEGNSWHYSWSVFQDVEGFSKLLGGHKAMEIKLDSVFTLPPIFDDSYYGFPIHEIREMQIANMGQYAHGNQPIQHMIYLYNHVGAPWKAQYWIRETMNRMYSPNPDGYCGDEDNGQTSAWYVFSAIGFYPVTPATDEYVLGSPVFDKVTLHLSNGKTVNIESKNNSDQNRYIQNMKWNGKNYTKNYINHSELLKGANLQFDMGAEPNKKRGINKADLPYSISKDDQ
- a CDS encoding NAD(P)H-quinone oxidoreductase, which encodes MRAAVMTTFGGPEVFQIEEREDLTPTGDELVIEVKAAGINRPDVFQRKGHYPAPAHVIQEIPGLEVSGIVSSIGPEVHRFKVGDEVMALLPGVGYATQACVSERACLPKPKNLSFEEAACIPETVYTVWHNVFQRGRLKRGERVLIHGGTGGIGTTAIQICKQFGAIVYCTVGSEEKRKVALDLGADKAINYKTEDFVDVLKPEGLDVILDSIGGVYFNKHIALLHEDGRLVQINAMEGGKVELNLLKLMQKRITVTGSTLRGRDLSFKGELTKEIETNILPLLEKGVIRPLLTKIFPFEEVIEAHRYFESPEQYGKIVLRMDS
- a CDS encoding TonB-dependent receptor; translation: MLLTFLGFHELHAQEALKNVEGVVVDSTGLGMKDASVRLISNIDTMSTTTDANGFYQFRNVKGKNLNISYSMLGYQIVNKSIPTTVFINKIFVPRVVLYPQSTLIPEVRVVKVIPVVDRGDTIQFNMSAFSFPEHSLLEEAIKQLPGFQVLRDGTTYYNGQLIRGVRVDGKKFFGGDLLTATRNLPSEFVKQVEVINDYGDLSMAKGIKTSDPEKIINIILEEDKKRITFGQGTIGAGTRDRFIGSLGINKFNDGQEMSIIGSLNNTNTSLFLFGSPDGAGGRNTDLSEVGDFSDPNDGLNKLGSLGISFTDNLGDNITLNGGYSYQSKFNLTEGNSLLTSSYAGYKIHRFEKYQSRSYDNLHTLNLEMNAKFKNNDVLKINPKVAYNREYFYNHRTTDLTNRRLHDIGERQDTTINSKPSADISVLYSKYFHKPGRKLVGDLKLNYQSLTKDDVVSEYYESFDSTGTIPTMTSYRQRQLVDARNDVAGVKSSLSYVEPFYEHSLLEIFHEMDINNIEAVRTVRDPYYLGGEFVDSLAMDYAYQFRSFKTGLNYQYEPNKKFRVNMGFSVQPVNLSGRVRGDTTIYKYNNVNLVPSTTIRYKFSNDLEIKLAYLGRNVQPTFLHISPVRDNSNSRNIIIGNPSLKAEFSNQFSTTLRKFVPTRGKYFQTDFAYTFIANKIVTAKKSLSNETIQETTFENTDGYYDIKWYYEFNSPIFSDELNLGLSGNVDYYNNLSYINDRKSTTQQVLFNQNVQFRYLPNEYFESVFNTNYFLNRAVYELPYKNKIAAHSFLLSLAGRGYLSENFVLGAEMSQKFYNGYVSELSDVNPTIINTYLEYSFLKNKAALIRLQCNDIMDQNKNVGVMTSYVGNDVFESRNNRLGRYFMLTFNLRLQTYPNK